The following are encoded in a window of Flavobacterium sp. WC2421 genomic DNA:
- a CDS encoding sensor histidine kinase: MKYTIALLFSLTMVYLLKTGLTYYIISENIWPEANREYKPFEINHIIAVCIGELYVLAMASSVYLTLTWLKERDRNKTLIEEQFKIKLKYLKNQIQPHFFFNTLNNLYALSLESSDKVPDVIIKLSQLMEYVLYDIEENTVVPLIKEINYIQNYIEIEKLRFEKIEVSINIESNIDDVMVPPLLLITLLENAFKHGGINNQNLKIKVNCKIINGSILRFEILNNFVLSQNFNPKIGIGLKNTKKRLELIFKNKYTLDHKIKFNYYIISLQIPINNED; this comes from the coding sequence ATGAAATATACCATAGCTTTACTATTCAGTCTTACCATGGTCTATTTATTAAAAACGGGACTTACCTATTATATTATTTCCGAAAATATTTGGCCAGAAGCAAATAGAGAATACAAACCATTTGAAATAAACCATATAATAGCAGTATGTATTGGTGAATTATATGTTCTAGCAATGGCGTCTTCAGTTTACCTCACTTTAACTTGGTTGAAAGAAAGAGATAGAAACAAAACTTTGATAGAAGAGCAATTTAAAATAAAATTGAAATATTTAAAGAACCAGATTCAACCCCATTTTTTTTTTAATACTTTAAATAATCTCTACGCTTTATCTCTTGAGTCATCAGATAAAGTGCCAGATGTAATTATTAAGCTTTCCCAGTTGATGGAATATGTTTTATATGATATTGAAGAAAACACAGTTGTTCCATTAATTAAAGAAATTAATTATATTCAAAATTATATTGAAATTGAAAAACTTCGATTTGAAAAAATTGAAGTATCTATTAATATCGAATCTAATATTGATGATGTTATGGTGCCCCCATTATTATTAATTACACTTCTTGAAAATGCTTTTAAGCATGGAGGCATTAACAATCAAAACCTTAAAATAAAAGTCAATTGTAAAATTATTAATGGATCAATATTGCGTTTTGAAATCCTAAATAATTTTGTACTTTCACAAAACTTTAATCCCAAAATAGGCATTGGCTTAAAAAATACTAAAAAGCGATTGGAATTAATTTTCAAGAATAAATATACTTTAGACCATAAAATAAAGTTTAATTATTATATAATAAGTTTACAAATACCTATCAATAATGAAGATTAA
- a CDS encoding LytR/AlgR family response regulator transcription factor, which yields MKIKCVIVDDEPFAIKVLQNYFKNFPDFEIVATFTNTLEALNFINTTALDVVFLDIQMPIMTGFELIRLIKKEPKPKIIITTAYREFAAESYDLEVLDYLIKPLPITRFIKCINKISTEINLKNNIKIEPFRVEPHLFIKVDKKMVKLIIDEILFIEGMKEYIKIVSLDKTYITHKSLTSLTEELPIDQFVRIHKSYTIALNKIKFIEGNRIQIHSFTLPIGRNYNKEVKSRILE from the coding sequence ATGAAGATTAAATGTGTTATAGTTGATGACGAACCATTTGCGATAAAGGTATTGCAGAATTATTTTAAAAACTTTCCCGATTTTGAAATAGTTGCAACCTTCACAAATACGTTAGAAGCATTAAATTTTATAAATACGACTGCTCTTGATGTTGTTTTTTTAGACATCCAAATGCCTATTATGACAGGTTTTGAATTAATAAGGTTAATAAAAAAGGAACCCAAACCTAAAATAATCATTACAACTGCATATCGAGAATTTGCCGCCGAAAGTTACGACTTAGAAGTATTAGATTATTTGATAAAACCATTACCTATAACTCGATTTATTAAGTGTATTAATAAAATTTCGACCGAAATTAACTTAAAAAACAATATAAAAATTGAGCCCTTTCGTGTAGAGCCACATTTATTTATTAAAGTGGATAAAAAAATGGTGAAACTAATTATTGATGAAATTTTATTTATAGAAGGAATGAAAGAATACATCAAGATCGTTTCCCTTGACAAGACTTATATTACTCATAAATCATTAACGTCATTAACAGAAGAATTACCTATCGACCAGTTTGTAAGAATCCATAAATCGTACACGATTGCTCTCAACAAAATAAAATTTATTGAAGGGAATAGAATACAAATTCATTCTTTCACTTTACCAATAGGAAGAAATTACAATAAAGAAGTTAAGAGTAGAATTTTGGAATAA
- a CDS encoding MFS transporter, protein MNTEQTKSNNSALYTLITVFFFWGFIGASNGVFIPFCKAKFGLDQFQSQLIDFAFYGAYYIGAILLFIFSSISKKDILNAWGFKKGIIYGLLVSTFGAALMILAVTEGSYLFILGALFIVALGFSLQQTSAQPFAASLGEAHTASSRLNLAGGVNSFGTTIGPIVVSIALFGVISGVDIEEFAQKANSLDSMRILYVFVGGLFLLAAALFFFSKKLPDGKSDSTFEPASKAMKTLIGITLILIVVFAYIFSRYEDPEFITRFIENKEKDYLGLGLTVSTLVIVVFGLLFANVTAQKKSEGWGAMKYPQLVLGMLALFTYVGVEVTIGSNLGELLKTADFGSITGPSLAPYMSMYWGSLMIGRWAGAISVFNPSNQLKKILLIVIPYVAFGVVLAANAISGQDVTPLYAYAFVIAFQIVGFFLGKDQPSRTLMIFGLMGMIAMLIGLSTTGTIAIFAFMSGGLFLSIMWPSIFSLAIAGLGKYTSQGSSFLVMMILGGGIIPPLQGKLADIIGIHASYFIPVLCFAFIAFYGWKVIAILEKQGIGHDIEVGGAH, encoded by the coding sequence ATGAATACAGAACAAACAAAGTCTAATAATTCCGCGCTTTATACACTTATTACAGTGTTTTTCTTTTGGGGATTTATTGGCGCATCTAATGGTGTTTTCATCCCTTTTTGTAAAGCCAAATTTGGCTTAGATCAATTTCAAAGTCAACTTATTGATTTTGCTTTTTATGGTGCTTATTACATAGGTGCAATTTTACTTTTTATATTTAGTAGCATATCAAAAAAAGATATCTTAAACGCTTGGGGGTTCAAAAAAGGAATTATTTATGGTTTACTTGTAAGTACTTTTGGAGCTGCATTGATGATATTAGCAGTAACGGAAGGAAGTTATTTGTTTATTCTTGGAGCTTTATTTATAGTTGCTTTGGGTTTCTCATTACAACAAACATCAGCACAACCATTTGCTGCTTCACTTGGAGAAGCACATACTGCATCCAGTAGATTGAATCTTGCTGGAGGAGTCAATTCCTTTGGAACTACAATAGGACCGATAGTTGTTTCTATCGCTTTGTTTGGTGTGATATCTGGAGTAGATATTGAAGAATTTGCACAAAAAGCTAATTCTTTGGATTCTATGAGAATTTTATACGTATTTGTTGGTGGTCTATTTTTATTGGCTGCAGCTTTATTCTTTTTCTCAAAAAAATTACCTGATGGAAAAAGTGATTCTACTTTTGAACCAGCTAGTAAAGCAATGAAAACTTTAATTGGTATTACACTAATTTTGATTGTTGTATTCGCCTATATATTCTCTCGTTACGAAGATCCTGAATTTATCACTCGTTTTATTGAGAATAAAGAAAAAGATTATTTAGGTTTAGGTTTAACTGTTTCTACATTAGTAATTGTTGTATTTGGACTATTATTTGCAAACGTTACGGCACAAAAAAAATCAGAAGGATGGGGAGCAATGAAATACCCTCAATTAGTTTTAGGGATGCTAGCTCTTTTCACTTATGTAGGTGTAGAAGTAACGATCGGTAGTAATCTTGGTGAATTATTAAAAACTGCTGATTTTGGTTCTATTACAGGTCCTTCATTAGCACCATATATGTCAATGTACTGGGGAAGTTTAATGATTGGACGTTGGGCTGGAGCAATTTCAGTTTTCAACCCTTCAAATCAACTTAAAAAAATATTGTTAATCGTTATTCCTTATGTTGCTTTTGGAGTAGTTTTAGCAGCAAATGCAATTTCTGGACAAGATGTTACGCCATTGTATGCTTATGCTTTTGTAATTGCATTTCAAATTGTAGGTTTCTTTTTAGGAAAAGATCAACCTTCAAGAACATTAATGATTTTTGGTTTAATGGGTATGATAGCAATGTTAATTGGATTATCAACTACTGGTACAATTGCTATTTTTGCTTTTATGAGTGGTGGTTTGTTTTTAAGTATCATGTGGCCTTCTATATTCTCTCTTGCTATTGCTGGATTAGGAAAATACACTTCTCAAGGTTCTTCATTCTTAGTAATGATGATTTTAGGTGGTGGTATCATCCCTCCATTACAAGGAAAGTTAGCTGATATTATTGGTATCCATGCCTCTTATTTCATTCCCGTTTTATGTTTTGCTTTCATTGCATTCTACGGTTGGAAAGTAATTGCTATATTAGAAAAACAAGGTATTGGACATGACATTGAAGTTGGTGGAGCGCATTAA
- a CDS encoding GNAT family N-acetyltransferase, whose amino-acid sequence MNISIIIAQEEHFKYAQIICDTIESSALLRGTGIAKRTPEYIQKKMENKDAVIALDNGVFAGFCYIESWQDSNYVAHSGLIVHPDYRNLGLAKKIKSKVFEYSLKKYPNAKVFGITTGLAVMKINSELGYKPVPFSELTTDPSFWKGCQTCTNYEILKSKDNKMCLCTGMLYDPKEKQKIPPKHPFNVRIWNRLKKIKQALFLED is encoded by the coding sequence ATGAATATCTCTATTATTATAGCCCAGGAAGAACATTTTAAGTACGCACAAATTATATGCGATACCATAGAATCATCTGCCTTATTGAGAGGAACTGGAATTGCAAAACGTACTCCTGAATACATCCAAAAAAAGATGGAAAATAAGGATGCCGTAATTGCTTTAGACAATGGTGTATTTGCAGGCTTTTGTTATATCGAAAGTTGGCAAGACAGTAACTATGTTGCACATTCTGGATTAATTGTACACCCTGATTATAGAAATTTAGGTTTAGCCAAAAAAATTAAATCTAAAGTTTTTGAATACTCTTTAAAGAAATATCCAAATGCTAAAGTATTCGGAATCACAACAGGTTTGGCCGTTATGAAAATAAATTCAGAATTAGGATACAAACCCGTGCCTTTTTCTGAACTAACTACCGATCCAAGTTTTTGGAAAGGTTGTCAAACTTGTACGAATTATGAGATTCTAAAAAGCAAAGACAATAAAATGTGTTTGTGTACAGGAATGCTTTATGACCCGAAAGAAAAACAAAAGATCCCACCAAAGCATCCTTTTAATGTCCGGATTTGGAACCGTTTAAAAAAAATTAAGCAGGCCCTTTTTTTGGAAGACTAA
- a CDS encoding argininosuccinate synthase — MKKVVLAYSGGLDTSYCLKYLKNEKGYEVHTVLINTGGFDDEELTAIEERAYELGSAQHANLTIVDKYYDKAIKYLIYGNVLKNNTYPLSVSAERVFQAIEAIKYAKSVGAEAIAHGSTGAGNDQIRFDLIFQTIAPEIEIITPIRDLKLSRQEEVDYLSKNGVHYSWEKAQYSINKGLWGTSVGGKETLTSHQALPSEAYPSQLTKEGEEKVTLEFKKGELVAVNGKADKPSNNIVVLEKLANAFAIGRDTHVGDTIIGIKGRVGFEAAAPLIIIKAHHLLEKHTLGKWQQYWKEQLGNWYGMLFHEGQFLDPVMRNIEAFLEDTQKTVNGTVTVSLKPYHFSLDGIESANDLMNTGFGQYGEMNNAWTSDDAKGFIKILGNAQNIFSSVNNETYE, encoded by the coding sequence ATGAAAAAAGTAGTATTAGCATATAGCGGAGGTTTAGATACTTCATATTGTCTTAAATATTTAAAAAACGAAAAAGGATATGAAGTTCACACTGTATTAATTAATACAGGAGGATTTGATGATGAAGAATTAACAGCAATTGAAGAAAGAGCATATGAATTAGGAAGTGCACAACACGCAAACCTGACTATTGTAGACAAATATTACGATAAAGCTATCAAGTATTTAATTTATGGTAATGTACTTAAAAACAATACCTACCCTTTATCTGTAAGTGCCGAAAGAGTTTTTCAAGCAATTGAAGCCATAAAATATGCGAAATCTGTAGGTGCCGAAGCTATCGCTCATGGAAGTACTGGTGCAGGAAATGATCAAATTCGTTTTGACTTGATTTTTCAAACCATCGCTCCTGAAATCGAAATCATCACTCCTATTCGTGATTTAAAATTATCAAGACAAGAAGAAGTAGACTATTTATCAAAAAATGGTGTACACTATTCTTGGGAGAAAGCACAATACTCTATCAACAAAGGACTTTGGGGAACTAGTGTTGGTGGTAAAGAAACACTTACTTCACACCAAGCTTTACCAAGTGAAGCCTACCCTTCTCAATTAACAAAAGAAGGCGAAGAAAAAGTAACTCTAGAATTTAAAAAAGGGGAATTGGTTGCCGTAAATGGAAAAGCAGATAAGCCATCCAATAATATTGTTGTTTTAGAGAAATTAGCAAACGCTTTCGCAATTGGTAGAGACACTCATGTAGGCGATACCATTATTGGAATAAAAGGAAGAGTTGGTTTTGAAGCAGCTGCTCCGCTGATCATAATTAAAGCACACCATTTATTAGAGAAACACACTCTAGGAAAATGGCAGCAATACTGGAAAGAGCAACTAGGAAACTGGTACGGAATGTTATTTCACGAAGGTCAATTTCTTGATCCTGTAATGCGTAACATCGAGGCTTTCCTTGAAGATACTCAAAAAACAGTTAACGGAACAGTTACAGTTTCTTTAAAACCATACCATTTCTCATTGGACGGAATAGAATCTGCTAATGATTTAATGAATACTGGTTTTGGTCAATATGGGGAAATGAACAATGCTTGGACATCTGACGATGCGAAAGGATTTATTAAAATTCTAGGTAATGCTCAAAACATATTTTCATCGGTAAACAATGAAACTTACGAGTAA
- the argC gene encoding N-acetyl-gamma-glutamyl-phosphate reductase produces MITIGIIGGSGYTAGELIRILMFHPNAKLDFVYSTTNAGKPLSIAHQDLMGDIEMNFTDTINPNVDVLFLCLGHGKSISFLENNTFSDKTKIIDLGNDFRLTKDKDFEGKSFVYGLPELNKIDIQKANYIANPGCFATAIQLALLPLAADGLLTEDVHINATTGSTGAGVGLSPTSHFSWRNNNFSHYKAFEHQHLGEINQSINQLQASYSDELIFVPNRGDFPRGIFATLYTKSEESLEDLVAKYEAFYVDQPFVTVTTTNINMKQVVQTNKCIISLLKKGNRILITSVIDNLLKGASGQAVQNMNLMFGLEETTGLHLKPSGF; encoded by the coding sequence ATGATTACTATTGGAATAATAGGTGGTTCAGGATATACAGCAGGAGAATTAATTAGAATTCTAATGTTTCACCCTAATGCAAAATTAGATTTTGTTTACAGTACAACTAACGCAGGAAAACCACTTTCTATAGCGCATCAAGATTTAATGGGCGATATCGAAATGAATTTTACGGACACTATCAATCCTAATGTTGATGTTCTTTTCTTGTGCTTAGGACACGGAAAATCAATTTCGTTTTTAGAAAACAACACATTCTCTGATAAAACCAAAATCATCGATCTAGGAAATGATTTCCGTTTAACGAAAGACAAAGATTTTGAAGGAAAATCTTTTGTTTACGGTTTACCTGAATTGAATAAAATAGACATTCAAAAAGCTAATTATATCGCAAATCCTGGTTGTTTTGCAACAGCTATCCAACTGGCTTTATTGCCATTGGCCGCTGACGGATTATTAACCGAAGATGTTCACATCAACGCTACTACGGGTAGTACTGGTGCTGGTGTTGGTTTATCCCCTACATCGCATTTTAGTTGGAGAAACAACAATTTCTCACACTACAAAGCTTTTGAGCACCAACATTTGGGCGAAATCAATCAAAGCATCAATCAATTGCAAGCTTCCTACAGTGACGAATTAATTTTTGTTCCAAACAGAGGTGATTTTCCAAGAGGTATTTTTGCAACTTTATACACAAAATCTGAGGAAAGTTTAGAAGATTTAGTTGCTAAATATGAAGCATTTTATGTTGACCAACCGTTTGTAACCGTTACTACAACTAACATTAACATGAAGCAAGTAGTACAAACAAACAAATGTATTATTAGTTTATTGAAAAAAGGGAACCGGATATTAATAACCTCTGTTATTGATAATTTACTCAAAGGCGCCTCAGGTCAAGCCGTTCAAAACATGAATTTAATGTTTGGATTGGAAGAAACTACAGGATTGCATTTGAAACCATCTGGATTCTAA